A genomic region of Lycorma delicatula isolate Av1 chromosome 4, ASM4794821v1, whole genome shotgun sequence contains the following coding sequences:
- the LOC142322677 gene encoding uncharacterized protein LOC142322677, protein MNVTVVMEREFQGVLYARGFPLECRAIGSGEDYIHLQITASGCGVRMVPHKNGGLMYHIVLEVQMARHLQQATDPSIPASCHLTEDKMVLHSPALQILQKKNSRLGRRMGMSKSNKQDNKQEAKAWLEIEGSAASELETPNRVNVGEHTTLQVKTWLPESVETKVVDCLAHDGIGESSQQLTDNNGCPTDELLVPSFHRQIINNDSHNGFRMTVESTAFPAFKFPDRDAVHIRCGLLLCSGECPEVDCSHENDKSNSTRHNRKMKRKKVCIYGRRIFNKGVEFLEWKEERNHCKEESLVEELT, encoded by the exons ATGAATGTGACTGTTGTTATGGAAAGGGAGTTTCAAGGTGTTCTTTATGCCAGAGGTTTTCCTTTAGAATGTAGAGCAATTGGATCAGGAGAAGATTACATCCACTTACAAATAACAGCTTCTGGTTGTGGAGTTCGTATGGTACCTCATAAA aatggAGGTCTGATGTATCACATAGTTCTGGAAGTTCAAATGGCACGTCATCTCCAACAAGCAACAGACCCTAGTATACCAGCGTCATGTCATTTAACTGAAGATAAAATGGTTCTTCATTCACCAGCTcttcaaattttacaaaagaaaaattctag gTTAGGCCGTAGAATGGGTATGTCGAAATCCAATAAACAAGATAATAAACAAGAAGCTAAGGCCTGGCTAGAAATTGAAGGATCAGCTGCATCAGAATTAGAAACTCCAAATCGTGTGAATGTTGGTGAACATACCACATTACAAGTTAAAACTTGGCTACCAG AATCAGTTGAAACAAAAGTTGTTGACTGTTTGGCTCATGATGGCATCGGTGAAAGTTCTCAGCAGTTGACAGACAATAATGGCTGTCCTACAGATGAACTATTAGTACCATCATTTCATCGACAAATAATTAACAATGACTCTCATAATGGATTCAGAATGACAGTTGAAAGTACTGCATTTCCTGCATTTAAATTTCCAGATAGAGATGCAGTACACATTCGATGTGGACTTTTGTTGTGCTCTGGTGAATGCCCAGAG gtGGATTGCAGTCatgaaaatgataaatcaaaTTCAACACGTCATAATCGTAAAATG aaaagaaagaaggttTGCATTTAtggaagaagaatttttaataaaggtGTTGAATTTCTGGAATGGAAAGAAGAGAGGAATCATTGCAAGGAGGAGTCACTGGTTGAAGAACTGACATAA